A single Lactuca sativa cultivar Salinas unplaced genomic scaffold, Lsat_Salinas_v11 Lsat_1_v11_unplaced_04, whole genome shotgun sequence DNA region contains:
- the LOC128129495 gene encoding receptor-like protein EIX1, whose translation MGNWRGLGFHLIFVCVFLFAATYTCLGVGNVSVLCSEQERVALLKFKQSVEDPFGMLSSWVGNECCMWEGIQCDGVTGNVQRLHLKGDDYYYISGNKVSSSLAELRHLKYLDLSQNYFQGSRIPEFIGSLKQLTYLNLSDADFQGIIPPRIGNLSNLKVLDLSSNHHENFLKADDMAWAFGLSSLELLDLSYVDLSGAQNWDMMLHMIPSLKELSLSRCRLSNVNLGPFLNSSRILPNIKHLDLGYNSFKGPLPFLLQNMTSLTFLSLSGFNHSLAWNFPKLLSMIPSLSELHLSGCGLDKTHLSSPHLNYSTLSNIQHLDLSNNPRGGIFPSVLTNMSSLEVLDLSDTMLNSSLPIMPKLLELHLSGNKFKQIEDVGIWRQCHLKQLSVTDNEFAMEMIDTPKNASECSIYALEFLELSRSLKGRIPETLGGLANLRDLDLSYNKLTGSIPESLGRLRFLQVLDLSENQLNGSIPESLGKLASLTNLDLGSNLLDGTIPVSIGQLAKLRTLSIYNNSLEGAVTEAHFANLSVLKVLDASSNTKLTFNVSRGWIPPFQLISLSLSSCNIGNGFPQWLRHLRKLQILELSNATLSGPLPTWLRKMPIINFLDLSHNKLSGSLKNLPNAGNGDVYGPFRALLLEYNLFSGSIPRSLCRRTDLEVLDLSRNMLSGKIPNCVGDLQGLTAMRLSSNQLSGAIPSSIALISSLFWLNLNKNNFTGEVPPELGNLQGLEVLDLGDNKLYGNIPNWIGEKLTSLVVLSLHKNNFTGRIPPSLCKNSNLQILDLAYNNLTGTIPRCVGNLNGMVVSHRMNESYFDLDDDKNVIQVMKGVDLEYTTTWDIVFNMDLSSNKLVGEIPVELTALSLLVGLNLSNNHLRGGIPESVGKMKKLETLDFSKNKLSGSIPPSMAALTFLSHLNLSHNNLSGQIPTGNQLQTLIDDPSIYAGNKHLCGPPLQNTCSNHQDPTTTRSKKKHKAADEKMEVWLFYVDIMSGFGTGFWGVIGVLMFKKQWRHKLFMFAEETMDKIYVAVVVRVAKFKRGRE comes from the coding sequence ATGGGGAATTGGAGGGGTTTGGGTTTCCATCTCATTTTCGTATGTGTGTTTTTGTTTGCAGCCACATATACTTGTTTGGGGGTTGGAAATGTTAGTGTCCTTTGCTCTGAGCAAGAGCGAGTTGCTCTCCTCAAGTTCAAACAGAGTGTTGAAGATCCTTTTGGAATGTTGTCATCATGGGTTGGAAATGAGTGTTGCATGTGGGAAGGAATCCAGTGTGATGGTGTCACTGGAAATGTTCAACGCCTTCATCTCAAAGGAGATGACTACTACTACATATCTGGTAATAAGGTGAGCTCTTCTTTGGCAGAGTTGAGGCATCTCAAATACCTCGACTTGAGTCAGAATTATTTTCAAGGAAGTCGGATCCCTGAGTTCATTGGATCATTGAAACAGCTGACCTACCTCAATCTCTCTGATGCTGATTTTCAAGGTATTATTCCTCCTCGCATTGGAAATCTTTCTAATCTAAAGGTTCTTGATCTCAGTTCAAACCATCATGAAAACTTTCTGAAGGCAGATGATATGGCATGGGCTTTTGGCCTTTCGTCACTCGAGCTTCTCGACTTGAGTTATGTGGATCTTAGTGGAGCACAAAACTGGGACATGATGCTTCACATGATTCCCTCCTTAAAAGAGTTAAGTTTGTCACGTTGTAGACTTTCCAATGTTAATCTTGGTCCTTTTCTTAATTCCAGTAGAATACTTCCTAATATAAAACACCTCGATCTTGGCTACAATTCTTTCAAAGGTCCACTCCCCTTCCTTCTTCAAAACATGACATCCCTAACATTCCTCAGTCTTTCTGGATTTAATCATAGTTTGGCATGGAACTTTCCAAAGCTACTAAGCATGATCCCTTCTTTGTCAGAGCTTCATTTGTCAGGTTGTGGGCTGGATAAGACGCATCTATCTTCTCCACATCTTAATTACAGTACACTTTCTAACATCCAGCACCTCGATCTTAGCAATAATCCACGTGGAGGTATATTTCCATCTGTATTGACAAACATGAGCTCCCTAGAAGTCCTTGACCTTTCAGATACCATGTTGAATTCATCTCTTCCTATTATGCCTAAACTTCTAGAGCTTCATCTTTCTGGTAACAAGTTTAAGCAGATTGAGGATGTTGGAATCTGGAGACAGTGCCACCTGAAACAATTAAGTGTAACAGATAATGAGTTTGCTATGGAAATGATTGACACACCAAAAAATGCATCAGAGTGCTCCATATATGCTTTGGAGTTTCTGGAATTAAGTCGGAGTTTAAAAGGTAGAATTCCAGAAACACTTGGAGGACTGGCAAACTTAAGAGACCTTGATCTATCATACAACAAACTGACTGGTTCAATCCCTGAATCTCTAGGAAGATTAAGATTTTTACAAGTACTTGATCTATCTGAAAACCAATTGAATGGTTCAATTCCAGAATCCCTTGGAAAATTAGCATCTTTAACAAATTTGGATCTAGGATCTAATTTATTAGACGGGACTATTCCAGTTTCGATTGGGCAACTTGCCAAACTCCGTACTCTCTCTATCTATAACAATTCTTTAGAAGGAGCGGTTACCGAAGCCCATTTTGCTAATCTTTCAGTGTTGAAGGTCTTGGATGCTTCTTCTAACACTAAGCTGACATTCAATGTTTCACGTGGGTGGATACCTCCATTCCAGTTGATATCTCTTAGTCTCAGCTCTTGCAATATCGGGAATGGATTTCCGCAGTGGCTTCGACATCTGAGGAAACTTCAAATCTTAGAGTTGTCCAATGCTACACTTTCGGGGCCGCTGCCCACATGGCTGCGGAAGATGCCCATCATCAATTTCTTAGATCTCTCTCATAACAAACTCAGTGGATCTTTGAAAAACCTTCCTAATGCAGGAAATGGTGATGTATATGGGCCTTTTCGTGCATTACTTCTGGAATATAACCTTTTCAGTGGGTCAATTCCAAGGTCATTATGCAGAAGAACAGATTTGGAAGTGCTTGATCTTTCAAGAAACATGTTAAGTGGGAAAATTCCCAACTGTGTGGGGGATCTGCAGGGTTTGACTGCCATGAGATTAAGCTCAAATCAGCTCTCTGGTGCCATTCCTAGCTCAATTGCTCTTATTTCATCATTATTTTGGTTAAATTTGAACAAAAATAACTTTACTGGTGAAGTTCCTCCAGAATTAGGGAATCTACAAGGTTTGGAAGTCTTAGATTTGGGTGACAATAAATTATATGGAAATATACCCAATTGGATAGGGGAAAAACTTACATCTTTGGTAGTTTTGAGTTTACACAAAAACAACTTCACTGGTAGAATTCCTCCATCTCTTTGCAAAAATTCAAATCTTCAAATTTTGGATCTTGCATACAACAACTTAACTGGAACCATCCCTCGTTGTGTAGGAAACTTAAATGGCATGGTTGTGAGTCATCGGATGAATGAGAGTTATTTTGATCTCGATGATGATAAGAATGTGATTCAGGTCATGAAAGGTGTTGATCTTGAATATACAACAACTTGGGATATAGTGTTTAACATGGACCTTTCAAGCAATAAACTTGTGGGAGAAATACCGGTTGAGCTAACTGCACTTTCTTTGTTGGTGGGTCTGAATCTGTCTAATAATCATCTCAGAGGGGGTATTCCAGAGAGCGTTGGAAAGATGAAGAAGTTGGAAACTCTTGATTTCTCAAAAAACAAGTTGAGCGGGAGCATCCCTCCAAGCATGGCAGCTTTGACTTTTTTGAGCCATTTgaatttgtcacacaacaacttgtCAGGACAAATTCCAACAGGAAATCAACTGCAGACGCTTATTGATGATCCATCAATATATGCTGGGAACAAACATCTATGTGGACCTCCATTGCAAAACACTTGCTCAAATCATCAAgatccaacaacaacaagaagcaaGAAGAAACACAAAGCAGCTGATGAGAAGATGGAGGTATGGTTGTTTTATGTGGATATAATGAGTGGTTTTGGAACAGGGTTTTGGGGTGTTATTGGAGTTCTGATGTTCAAGAAGCAGTGGAGACACAAACTTTTCATGTTTGCTGAGGAAACCATGGATAAGATATACGTTGCAGTTGTGGTAAGAGTTGCCAAGTTCAAGAGAGGAAGAGAATAG